A region of Vitis riparia cultivar Riparia Gloire de Montpellier isolate 1030 chromosome 1, EGFV_Vit.rip_1.0, whole genome shotgun sequence DNA encodes the following proteins:
- the LOC117918600 gene encoding subtilisin-like protease SBT5.5 yields MITVAASSTDRDFISDIVLGDGANFNGESLSLFEMNASTSIISASEAYAGYFTPYQSSYCLESSLNNTKARRKILVCQHAESSTDSKLAKSAVVREAGGVGRSTGDRILSYINHTSKPVSRIFPAKTVLGSHPPAPRVAAFSSKGLNALIPEICKPDVMAPGLNFLAA; encoded by the exons ATGATCACTGTTGCTGCTAGTTCAACAGATAGGGATTTTATATCTGATATCGTATTAGGAGATGGTGCTAATTTCAAT GGTGAAAGTCTGAGTCTGTTTGAAATGAATGCCTCCACAAGCATCATCTCTGCTTCAGAAGCCTATGCAGGATACTTCACTCCCTATCAATCCAG CTACTGTTTGGAGAGTTCCTTGAATAATACTAAAGCCAGACGGAAGATTTTGGTATGCCAACATGCTGAAAGTTCAACAGATTCCAAGCTGGCAAAGAGTGCAGTAGTCAGAGAAGCTGGTGGAGTTGGAAGGAGCACGGGGGACAGGATTCTATCCTATATTAATCATACAAG CAAACCGGTTTCTAGAATTTTCCCTGCAAAAACTGTATTGGGATCTCATCCTCCTGCTCCTCGAGTTGCAGCATTTTCTTCAAAAGGTCTCAATGCCTTAATCCCAGAAATTTGTAAG CCTGATGTCATGGCTCCAGGATTGAATTTCCTTGCAGCCTAG
- the LOC117918594 gene encoding probable nucleoredoxin 1 has translation MATDKIDGVSHDLVLLLTSENRDFLVRNNGHQVKVESLKGKKIWLYFSASWCGPCRQFTPKLVEVYDEFSSKGDFEIIFVSLDKGDQLFNEYFSKMPWLAIPFSDSDTRDHLKKLFKMRGIPSLAMLDESGKVLSSEGVEIIKDYGVEGYPFTAEKIKELKEKEETAKKEQSLRSILVSQSRDHVISADGRKVSVSELEGKLVGLYFSLSSYKACQEFTTTLAEVYEKLRAKGESFEIVMISLDDEEQSFKKYFESMPWFALPFNDKSCGKLARYFELRVLPTLVVIGQDGKTLHSNVAEAIEQHGIQAYPFTPEKFVELEEIEKAKREAQTLESILVSGDTDFVIAKDGVKIPVSHLAGKNILLYFSAHWCPPCRAFLPKLIEAYQNIKAKDEAFEVIFISSDRDQASFDEFFSGMPWLALPFGDKRKASLGRTFKVRSIPKLIAIEPTGRTVTTEARNLVMIHGADAYPFTDEHIKEIEAQYEEMAKGWPAKVKHALHEQHELVLTKRRMYRCNGCEKEGHLWSFYCAECDFDLHPKCALDEDKGIKDDNKLEKAKPGEGWKCDGEVCSRA, from the exons ATGGCTACTGATAAAATCGATGGCGTTTCTCACGATTTGGTTTTGCTCCTCACTAGTGAGAATCGGGACTTCCTTGTCCGTAATAATGGCCACCAG GTAAAAGTAGAGAGTTTGAAGGGGAAGAAAATTTGGCTATATTTTTCAGCATCATGGTGTGGGCCATGTCGGCAATTTACCCCTAAATTAGTAGAGGTGTACGATGAATTCTCCTCCAAAGGCGATTTTGAAATCATCTTTGTTTCACTTGACAAAGGCGATCAGTTGTTCAATGAATATTTCTCCAAGATGCCCTGGCTTGCAATCCCATTTTCTGATTCGGACACGCGTGATcacttgaagaaattgttcaagaTGAGGGGGATTCCAAGCCTTGCGATGCTTGATGAATCTGGCAAGGTTTTGAGCAGTGAGGGAGTTGAGATCATAAAAGATTATGGAGTGGAAGGGTATCCTTTCACAGCTGAAAAGATCAAAGAACtgaaggaaaaggaagaaacaGCCAAGAAGGAACAATCCTTGAGATCCATCTTGGTTTCACAATCCCGTGACCATGTTATTTCAGCTGATGGAAGGAAG GTATCCGTGTCTGAATTAGAAGGGAAGTTAGTGGGACTGTATTTCTCATTGTCCTCCTACAAAGCATGCCAGGAATTTACTACAACACTGGCGGAAGTTTATGAGAAACTAAGGGCAAAGGGGGAGAGCTTTGAAATAGTCATGATATCGCTTGATGATGAGGAACAATCAttcaaaaaatactttgaaagCATGCCTTGGTTTGCGTTGCCTTTCAATGACAAGAGCTGCGGGAAACTGGCTCGCTACTTTGAGCTCAGAGTCCTACCCACTTTGGTTGTTATTGGGCAAGATGGAAAGACTCTCCATTCCAATGTTGCCGAAGCTATCGAGCAACATGGGATTCAGGCATACCCTTTTACACCAGAGAAGTTTGTGGAGCTCGAGGAGATTGAGAAGGCAAAACGAGAAGCGCAGACGCTTGAGTCAATTTTGGTTTCAGGGGACACAGATTTTGTGATTGCGAAAGATGGAGTCAAG ATTCCAGTGTCTCACCTAGCAGGGAAGAACATCCTCCTATATTTCTCAGCACATTGGTGCCCCCCATGCCGCGCTTTTCTACCAAAACTTATAGAAGCATACCAGAATATTAAGGCAAAGGATGAAGCATTCGAAGTGATTTTCATCTCTAGTGACAGGGATCAGGCCTCCTTTGATGAATTCTTTTCAGGTATGCCATGGCTGGCACTTCCCTTTGGGGACAAAAGGAAAGCTTCCTTGGGCCGCACCTTCAAGGTCAGGAGCATCCCCAAGCTCATAGCCATTGAACCAACTGGCCGGACAGTGACAACAGAAGCCAGAAATCTTGTTATGATTCATGGGGCTGATGCTTATCCCTTCACTGATGAACATATAAAGGAGATCGAAGCGCAGTATGAGGAGATGGCAAAGGGGTGGCCAGCAAAGGTGAAGCACGCCCTTCACGAACAGCATGAGCTTGTGCTCACTAAGCGTCGCATGTATAGATGTAATGGCTGTGAGAAGGAGGGACATTTGTGGTCATTCTATTGTGCAGAATGTGATTTCGACCTCCATCCCAAGTGCGCACTAGACGAAGACAAAGGAATCAAAGATGATAATAAATTGGAGAAAGCAAAACCTGGTGAAGGATGGAAATGTGATGGGGAAGTGTGCTCCAGAGCTTGA
- the LOC117912611 gene encoding glucan endo-1,3-beta-glucosidase-like, with amino-acid sequence MGIQPFLFSVFLLLLHSTAAAPVGICYGIVANNLPPASNVVNLLKSNGISNIRLFNADPDTLKPFSGTGIQLMIGVPNEVLPSLATGTVNASLDWLQSNIFAYVYSDQVRYIAVGNEVFLKDPFYTPYVLPSIISLYQALQILGLADKIKVSSPHAASVLSSSSPPSTGTFDPYLRSVMVPYLQFLEDHGSPFLLNVYPYISYIRNKQYIPLDYALFGSGTTVQDGALTYTNLFDASVDAFVWAMEREGFGGVAVVVAETGWPRDGGDAATPENALAYNNNVIRRARNSVGTPKRPGVGVEVFVFDLFDENLKSGDEYERHFGIFGLDGAKAYDLSFN; translated from the exons ATGGGGATTCAACCTTTCCTCTTCTCTGTCTTTTTGCTTCTCCTACATTCTACAG CTGCTGCACCCGTCGGCATTTGTTACGGTATCGTCGCCAACAACCTCCCACCGGCGTCCAATGTCGTCAACCTCCTCAAATCCAACGGAATTTCCAATATTCGGCTCTTCAACGCCGATCCGGACACTCTAAAACCGTTCTCCGGTACCGGAATTCAGCTCATGATCGGAGTTCCCAATGAAGTCCTCCCTTCTCTCGCAACCGGCACCGTCAATGCCTCGCTGGACTGGCTTCAATCCAACATTTTCGCATATGTTTACTCCGATCAAGTCAGGTACATCGCCGTCGGCAACGAGGTCTTCCTTAAGGATCCGTTCTACACTCCCTACGTACTTCCTTCCATCATCAGCCTCTACCAAGCTCTCCAAATCCTAGGTTTGGCAGACAAAATAAAGGTGTCGTCGCCACACGCAGCGTCCGTACTCTCCAGTTCGTCCCCTCCCTCTACCGGAACCTTCGATCCCTACCTCCGATCCGTCATGGTCCCGTACCTCCAGTTCCTGGAGGACCACGGATCACCGTTCCTGTTGAACGTGTATCCGTACATCAGCTACATCAGGAACAAACAGTACATACCCTTGGACTACGCACTATTCGGATCGGGAACTACAGTTCAAGACGGCGCATTGACATACACAAACCTGTTCGACGCGTCGGTGGACGCTTTCGTTTGGGCCATGGAAAGAGAAGGATTCGGCGGAGTGGCGGTAGTGGTGGCGGAGACAGGGTGGCCGAGGGACGGGGGTGACGCGGCAACGCCGGAGAATGCGTTGGCTTATAACAACAATGTGATTAGACGGGCACGGAACTCGGTTGGAACGCCTAAAAGGCCTGGGGTTGGGGTTGAAGTGTTCGTGTTTGACCTGTTTGATGAGAACCTCAAGAGCGGGGATGAGTATGAGAGGCACTTTGGGATCTTTGGACTTGATGGTGCCAAGGCTTATGACCTAAGTTTCAATTGA
- the LOC117922877 gene encoding probable nucleoredoxin 1, with translation MDCEDGSAVHDIVSVLSSPNRDYLIRNNGNQVKITSLRGKKIGLYFSASWCGPCRRFTPELVEVYNGLSLKGDFEITFVSADEDDEMFKEYFSEMPWLAIPFSDSDTRDHLDELFRVSGIPHLVIIGENGKVLTDSGVEIIREYGVEGFPFTSERIKELKEQEEVAKREQSLRSILVSDSRDFVISANGMKVPISKLEGRLVGLYFSLSSYKLCIDFTSKLVDVYAKVKAMGESFEIVLISFDDDEESFNEGFGSMPWFALPFKDESCRKLARYFELSTVPTLVMIGPDGKTLHSNVVEAIEEYGIQAYPFTPAKFAELEEIEKAKQEAQTLESILVSGNRDYLIGKHGVKVPVSDLVGKNILLYFSAQWCSPCRAFLPKLTDTYHKIKAKDSGFEVIFISSDRDQTSFDDFFSEMPWLALPFGDERKESLSKMFKVQGIPKVVAIGPTGRTITTQARDLVADHGADAYPFTDERLQEIEAQYEMAKGWPDKLSHALHEEHELALTQHQIYKCDGCDEEGHVWAFSCEECDFDLHPKCALEDSKGTEDDAMDEEKPEEGWICDGKVCFKA, from the exons ATGGACTGTGAGGATGGGTCTGCAGTTCATGATATCGTTTCCGTCCTCTCTTCCCCCAACAGGGACTACCTTATACGCAACAATGGCAATCAG GTTAAGATTACCAGTTTGAGGGGAAAGAAGATTGGGTTATATTTTTCAGCATCATGGTGTGGCCCATGTCGACGATTCACCCCAGAGTTAGTAGAGGTGTACAATGGCCTCTCCTTGAAAGGTGATTTTGAGATCACCTTTGTTTCAGCTGACGAGGATGATGAGATGTTCAAGGAGTATTTCTCTGAGATGCCATGGCTTGCAATACCATTTTCTGATTCAGATACACGCGATCATTTGGATGAACTATTTAGGGTGAGTGGTATTCCACACCTTGTGATCATTGGTGAAAATGGGAAGGTTTTGACTGATAGTGGGGTTGAGATTATACGAGAGTATGGAGTGGAAGGTTTTCCTTTTACTTCAGAGAGgattaaagaattaaaagagCAGGAGGAAGTGGCCAAGAGGGAACAGTCCTTGAGATCCATCTTAGTCTCCGACTCACGTGATTTCGTAATTTCAGCCAATGGAATGAAA GTACCTATCTCTAAGCTTGAAGGGAGGTTGGTGGGGCTTTATTTCTCATTATCTTCGTACAAATTATGTATTGATTTTACTTCAAAACTAGTGGATGTTTATGCTAAGGTGAAAGCAATGGGGGAGAGCTTTGAAATTGTCTTGATAtcatttgatgatgatgaagaatcaTTCAATGAAGGATTTGGAAGCATGCCTTGGTTTGCATTGCCCTTCAAGGATGAGAGCTGTAGGAAGCTGGCTAGGTACTTTGAACTCTCGACAGTACCCACTTTGGTTATGATTGGGCCAGATGGAAAAACACTCCATTCCAATGTTGTAGAAGCCATTGAAGAGTATGGGATTCAGGCATACCCTTTTACCCCTGCAAAGTTTGCAGAGCTTGAGGAGATAGAGAAGGCAAAACAGGAAGCACAGACTCTAGAGTCCATTTTGGTTTCAGGGAATCGAGATTATTTGATTGGGAAACATGGGGTCAAG GTTCCAGTGTCTGATCTTGTGGGTAAGAACATCCTCCTATATTTCTCAGCACAATGGTGCTCTCCATGCCGTGCTTTTCTGCCAAAACTTACTGACACATATCACAAGATTAAGGCCAAGGACAGTGGTTTTGAAGTGATTTTCATCTCTAGCGATAGGGACCAGACCTCCTTTGATGATTTCTTTTCTGAAATGCCATGGCTGGCACTTCCCTTTGGCGATGAGAGGAAGGAATCTTTAAGCAAGATGTTCAAGGTCCAGGGCATCCCCAAGGTTGTGGCCATTGGACCAACTGGCCGGACTATTACAACACAAGCCAGAGACCTTGTAGCCGATCATGGGGCCGATGCCTATCCTTTCACTGATGAACGTTTACAGGAGATAGAGGCACAATATGAGATGGCAAAGGGGTGGCCTGATAAGCTGAGCCATGCTCTTCATGAGGAGCACGAGCTTGCGCTCACTCAACATCAGATTTATAAGTGCGACGGGTGTGATGAGGAAGGACATGTGTGGGCTTTCAGTTGTGAAGAATGTGACTTCGATCTCCATCCAAAGTGTGCTTTGGAAGACAGCAAAGGAACTGAAGATGATGCAATGGATGAGGAAAAACCAGAAGAAGGATGGATATGCGACGGGAAAGTCTGTTTCAAAGCTTGA